Within the Aspergillus luchuensis IFO 4308 DNA, chromosome 5, nearly complete sequence genome, the region GTCTACCGCCACCTGCGGGGCTTCTCAGGAACGAGACAGTTACTGCTGGCTTCCCTTGACAGTCTCTGATGGTTATATGGGCAACCCTTCCAGTAGATAATATAACAACGACACCAGACGGCTCGCTATTTATGACGTCTGTAGCGTGCTCACCCGAGAGCAAGCCAGGGATACAGCCTTGGATGCCAGAGTGCTTCTGCCTGGAGAAAGCTAAGGTTGCAGCACTTGATATGGTTTCCCAGTATATGATTTTTCCGGTATATGGCATgaccaccatcaaccccgGAACACCGCCTGCAACGGTAGATAAGAGCAACCCCAGGGGGGCAGTGTTACCAGGCTCTTTGCAGGACTCGGGTATTGCAAGGGTAAAAACATCTGCGGGAGAAGGCGATGGAGTTGTGGTCGAATATGCCCAGACAATCGCATGCGATTTGGTTAAGGCTAAAGCATATCCATGACTAGTTCCAAACGAACCTCTGAAAGGCCCTGCATGCTGTGTTAATATAGTTGCGGTGGTGAAGGGGTCAGCTGTACTCGCCTGTTTGTAAACCAAGCACCTGGTCTGGCAAAGTGGGTAGCTGGGTGACGGTGTAGAACTCCGTTTTTGACTATGCATAAACCTATGTCAGATGGGTGATCCAAGGATCTTGTAGACTGGATAGTAATCGAGAACCACTTACAAGCACCACTGTtccttcaccttcatccCCGCGCTTCTCAGGCCTTTTGACCGCTCGTATAGGAATATTTCTGTGGAAATGAGCAGTTTCTGAATTTGCGACGCCTTCATTAGATAAAGTTGACGGCTGGCGTTCCTGAAAGTCGAGCTTGGTATGATTGTCATTCAGATTTTGAGACGTTAGTTCTAAGTCTTTTTGACGGAGATTAGATCTTTGTCTTTTCGCACTTGGAGGCTTTGGTGATTCGTCTGAGTTCGTACGCTGACGCCTCCGGGGGTTGCGCTGAGAAGCTGCGGATGAAAGCGTCTTAGGTACAAACATTTTTTAGGACCAGACACAAGCTAATTGCGTACTAAGAAGACCCTGTGTAGACTTCGTGGCCCAGAAGCGCGCATCTGAAAAGTAACCGTAACACGCCACAGTCGTGATGGAGAATGATTTGAAATTTTATATGTAaacaatatattatttaaatagcgATATTGATAGGTACTAGGTATGGAGGTTAATTCACTCCGAAGGCGGTCAGCAGTTCTGATAGGATACCAGACACCCATAGATACCTGCAGAGCCAGTCCTCCTAAACAGATTCGCACTTACCTGATTAGTGATGTAAACACCCTTCAGTCCCTGTTTATACTTGCTGGATAGTACTATATCTGTTGAAAACATGGAATTTCAGAAAGAATTGTGATACTATGTAGACACTGTAATTTCATCCCGTTCTTACATCCTGACACTTGTGATATCGGTGACTAGTCCAGTAATACATAGCCAGATGATACATACCCATTAATCTACATACCCAGCGTTCAACAGCTCCGAATTCTTGAAGGTTAGTACAGAATCCCCCTATCACTGACACCACCTGGGGCTGTCGGTATTCAATATCACGTGACTACACAAGAACCCATTTGTTCGTGCTACGGCTACTGATGCTGCACTTACATTCGAAGGCAGCGCAAATTCATTTGTAAGAAATATTAACATTTGCCGATGGCATCTGAAGGCTATGTCCTGCAATAACAGCAAGGGCATTTATCTTCCTAAGGCCTACAAAATATGCTTGCATTATCATCGAAATCAAGACTTTCTTTTTGCATAAAAGCACCCCGATACCATGCTCATTGTCGTACCCAGCTAAAACCTAGTTTTCAACGAGATTATGCCAGCCCCATTACCGCGGAGACAGCCTTGCGCACtgctctcttctttcctggtTTGCATACCCACCATCTTGAACTCGCCTTTGTTCTGACGCCTTTACCGCGTAGGTCATGGTGTACAGCGTGTGGGAATGGCAAGTTCTTGGGTTGAGAGGTTCCCAAAAATATCCAGCATGTTCCTAGACGAAATGGATTCGATCCTGGGCTTCAAACTGTCTCACATCATCTCCGAAGGCCCAAATTCGGAGCTCGATAAAACCGAAAATTGTCAGCCGGCTATAATGGCAACGTCAATACTAATCCTTCGAATACTTGAAGAGGAGTTCGGCTTCATGACGACCTCACGAGTGGATGTTACACTTGGACATAGCTTGGGGGAGTTCTCAGCACTTGTTGCTGGAGGTTATCTCGATTTTAGCGATGCACTGAAGTTGGTGAGACGGCGTGCAGAGATAATGTCCGAGTGCACGCGAGCGGCTATCAAGAGATCAGGCGATGAATTTGGCATGATAGCACTTGTCTGTGAGCCCGAACACATGAGTGAATTGCTTTCTACCATTTACGAATTCATTGGACTTGGCCCAGCGAGTCTGAAAGATGATTCGAGCCAATGGTACAAGGCATTTCGACAAGTCATGGTGGCAAATATCAATTCAAGAAATCAGATTGTACTGAGCGGCAACATTGCAAAAATAAAGGCTCTGCTTATCCAGCTTCGTCAATTTGGAGGACACGATCCCCGTGCGGTGAGACTGAGATGCGAAAGTCCCTTTCACAGTCCTATTATGATACCAGCAGCCAACTACATGAAATGTGCCCTTGAACATATGAATATCAATTTCCCAGCACGAATGCCATGTATCTCCAACGTTTCGGGCTTACCGTTCAATTCCAAGGAAGAACTCAGGTTTTTATTATCACAGCAGTGTGTCGATACGGTAAAATGGTGGGACAGTATTCGATACCTAGATCAGACGCATGCAGTAACACGCTGGATTGGCATCGGACCTGGGAAAGTCGGTAGAAATCTAGTTGGGAAAGAGGTCGGTAAGGTTATGGTGAAAGGCGGCGGTGTTTGGTCTATATCTGACCCCCTGGAGATTGCAAATGTTCTTTCTGCGTTGGACAAGACTGAGAGTGACCCTTTACATGATTGAAACGGATGACTCGGGCGAGATGCTTTGCCCCACAAGCTGTGTTTTCACTATATACCCATCCCATAAGGACCAGATTGGTCAAATCGGCTTAACTCCTCAATCCTCTTATCACGTATTGAACACTTATCATAGTACACAATGTAGAGTTATACAAAGCACTGGGTAAACATTGAATATTGTCAACTGATACTTTGCGATCGATAGATGTCTCCTACGAGTGCCGTACATCAGTGAATGCTATACCGAATCCTGTGCGTGTTATACCCATTATTATTGGAGGATACCAAGGGTGGGAGCCATCAAAAGTACAATGATCTTCAAAATCGAGATTCTTTCGAAGATATGGTGTAGAGCGGTAGGTTGTTTGCACATAGTATGGGTTCATGGTTTTTCAAAGGGAGGCTACAGTCGGAACCCATGAGTTTCCAATTCGGTTGACCTCGTTAATGAACCTCTGATCTGTGATCTGCGAACTGCAAGATGACACGGCTTTCGCTGTGGCCATGTGCTCGTCCGGTCGATAAAACGGATTCTGTAGCAACTGCACATATGCTGTTTGGAGAGTTCGGAAAACCTGTAGGTGGGCACCATTAGTCATTGAAGCCCAAGATCTTGTGGATTGTTCAACATGTAGAACTTCGAATGCAGGAGAAAAACCCAAGAACGTACTGCTTTCAGGTCAAATTCTCTTAACCCCGACTTGGTGGAACCCTTAGGATCTTCATCACTGATGGGCTGCCCAATCAAGTCAACTATAACTAGGAATTTTACCCCCGTAGTAGAAAGCCAGCCATATGCTGCAAGTCTCTCATCCACAGCCTGCAAAAGACCAAGATCTTGGTCAATTGACGTCTGTTTGCGGCGTATTTCAAAGATATCAAGGCAGGAATTCAATATAAAAGAGAACTCAATAGTGGACTCCACATAGGGAGGGAACAGCGACACGTGGAGTGGATTGTCCTGATTCATACATTAAGACTGGCGCAGCAGATGAAGGATATGAAGACTCACAGCTTTCCCAATGACGCCGATACAGGCAATCTTAGGCAAAGCCATAGCTCCAGGTCAGTTATGGTCTGCTGAAGAAATCAATCCCACTGAATTCAGATAAAAATCATCAGTTTCATCGTTCTTGGGACTCGAGATCTCCTGGCTTCTGCGTTTCGGAGAAGGTAGGCGCTGAGCCAGTTATGTCAATGATACCTAACCCACCCATGAACAACCCCATACTAATTCACTAACGTAATCCACATGCAGACCAGCCACATGTTCGAGCCACCTCTTTAGATATTCTTCACTGGCAGAAGAGATGCATTGATTGATACATACGCTTGAACCATCAATCAAATTCAAAGATTAAAAacatctttcttttctttcttattttttttccacTTCAAAGacaaaagtattatatagtaaataaagcTTTGGTCAATTCCtattcctcccccctccccctaaTTATTACACTCTAATCATTGTATACTATTCAACTCCACTCAGTCTTACAATCGCGATAGAGGACAGGAAAATTTGACCCAGCATATCTTCATATTAACTACACAGTACGTATAATCTGGAATTCGGTCTGGTTAAATCTTCGAAGTTCGAACGTAGGATGGTTATTAATTGTAGCTGTTCCACTTGTGGATTCCATTATCTGTTGACTTCATACATCTCTGAACTCTCATGGTTACCGTTCAAAGCCATTACCAACATCTTGATTCAATGATTCTCGCTGCGTTGTTCGACCTTGTTCTATATGATATCGACTTCAAAGAGAGCCACATTGTGAATATCCTATTCAGATACGCCCGTTTTAGTAAGGCATCATCTTTCATACAGCCCAGGCTGCTAGGACACCTGTCAATAGTGTGGAACTATTGATGTTTCTGTTACGGGATGCTCTTCACCTGCATCCATCTAACTACAGTACTTTGCTCCACGCAGCGATGAGACCCATGTCGCTGTCCAGATAAGGAGGGATTCGAATACCGAGCTTTGATGACTCCAGCCAATGAAGCTCTTTGAAATCTAACTTACACTAGCACATTGTTAGCCGGTTGTCCGTGGCTCACGTGCCAATACGGTATTATACACAGAGTAAATGCGAGACGCTGGGTTCAACGAACTTAACTAGGTTTCGTTACAGTAACTTACGGAAATTGCGTTCCATTAGTACCAATAGTGCAGAATGATACTCTTAATTTGAGCCTCGACTATCCTGATAATATCTTGCCACCATTGACAGACTGGACTACAAGCCTCCACTCTTCTGACAGTTCATACGGGTTTTGTACGCAAGGTCGCTTCTCTTTATCTCTGTGCACATTGTTACTGGGAGCGATACAGCCATGCTGCCTCTCACCGGTCGCGCCATTCCAGGCGCCATCCCAAGCGCTCTTCATGGTATGTGTTCTCCAATTGTTACTACTAAGTTGCTGAACTCATGTAGTGCGACCGCGTATCACATCTTGCCATTTCCGAATTCAGCCAGTTTCGTTCCTTTCGACCTCTTCAATCAAGTCGGCAACAGCAATCGAACAGCGGGGACAGTCTGGCCAAGCGCTCACTGCTTCTGGAAAGGTGCGGAAAGAGGTGCCCTTACCGAGCcaggagaaaaaggagggtGCTATGCAATATGTCCTGTTTGTTGCCTGAGACGCATGAGATGGGTACATTATACTGATTCATGTGTAGTACCACGCTTGACCAAGTCGCTAACTGGGCCCGCCAAAGTTCTTTGTGGCCCATGACCTTCGGTCTCGCCTGCTGTGCAGTTGAGATGATGCATCTTTCGACCCCCAGATATGACCAGGACCGTCTTGGAATCATTTTCAGAGCATCGCCTCGGCAATCGGATGTCATGATCGTGGCAGGCACATTGACAAATAAGATGGCTCCCGCTCTCAGACAGGTGTACGACCAAATGCCTGACCCTCGTTGGGTCGTCAGTATGGGAAGTTGTGCCAATGGCGGTGGTTATTACCATTACAGTTATTCTGTTGTTCGCGGATGCGATAGAATCGTACCCGTGGATGTCTATGTTCCCGGATGTTTGTATACCCTCTACCATTCCTACAATGACGTCGGCTAATGGGAACAACTCAAGGTCCGCCGACCTCCGAAGCATTGATGTACGGAATCTTTCAACTTCAAAAGAAGATGCGGCACACAAGGATCACCCGCATGTGGTACCGCCGTTAAGCTCAACTTGGAATTACTTCCTCCCTATGTTACTTAAGGGTTGGAACGGACAGGTTCGGACGTAGACTTTTTAAGAAGTCCTATCCTGGAAATCAAGTATGTGCTCTCGTGCATTACCGAACACTACCAGCGCGCAATTGATAGGGGGAGCGATAAAAGGGAAGTGGAGGCTTAACTCTAAACAGGCATACCAGGTGTGTCATGTTCATGGTTGAGCAAGGAAACCCGGCCAACATGTATTGTATGCAATAACTGCAAGCCACTTTCCTAGGTATATTAGAACGGGGTTAGGGACTTGGCTGCAAATTCACACTGATATTCTGCGCTCTTGTACGGCTCACACTCAAACGTCTCATATCTAGACTATGTCGTGTCGTAATGTTAGAATATTTCAACAGATCAAGACATTACCACTGTTTGCATGCATAGTATGCAAATAATTGCTAGACTGCTTCTTCGCCTGTCCAAATATACCTAGAGGCTGCAAGGTGAAGGACTATACTACGACAAGTCTCTTATCATCAATATTAGGGTCGCAGATTTCTGGCATGCTGATACATGAAAGGAGTTCGATTCACCAGTGACAGTGGAAATGGCGCTTCTAGTCGTGTTAATCTTCCGCGGGGCTCATATAAAGTGAAGTATGCCCACCAGCCTTATATCGCAAGTCATCAATAGCGGTAGTATCTCTCCGATTAGAGGGACTGAAATATTACAGGCATTTCTGCAGACTTACATACGCTCGGCAAGGCTTTTCTTGTTCGGATTATGTTTTGCAAATAATACCTTCGCGCAAGTTTCAGGCCATGATTCATGCCTGTTAGAGGTCGGTTAAAGCATTCTCTTTAGTGCATCAAACCAACAATGAATAGAAGTCATCGACTTTATCAGTATGAGATAGAATACCCATCTTCTATATAGATATACGCGGCTCGTATGCCCACGTTTGTCTGCTATATGAGGAGATCTGCCATGCAACGCACCATCCATCACAAAAAGCATTTTGTAGTGAGACGGCCGAAGGAAATGGCCATGGCCCGAGCTTGCCTTCTTTCCAGTGGCCCCACTTTTATGACCCAAAGTAATTGATTATCTTAGTTCCCCTTTCACTTTCAttaaccttttttttttcctcccgACTTTCGGCTTCCGCAAGCCATTATTCGAAGTGTCCACCACTGGCTGAAAATATCAGGCTGATCTCTCTGCACCTACCATTCAAAGCTTTCGCgttttttttcttacctCACtttccatttctttttctttgataCAGCTGTCTCATCTCAGGCGTGTACCACGCCATGAAGAACCTCGTTCCCGTTCAATCTGGAGCTCTTCCTGAAGTCGAAACTTATGAACCATTCCCTTCATTCAGATCAGGATTGACAACTCCTTGGATTTTCCTCCAACCCACGACGGAGTTAAAAACCACTATCACCGGCTCTGTGAAGTACTATCTAGATTCGTTAGCCTCGTCGGTCGGCGATTCCCAATGTGCGCGCCAACGCAGGAACAGAAAGCGCAAAAGATCCGAAGCTGAGGAAGATTCTACAAACCAGGTCCTACAGCTCAAGCAACTCTATGTCGACGGCTTTACTTCTGACCAGATATGGCAACAAGCCTTGAGAATTCTTGATTCTTCCAGTGGTGAAGTCGAGCGGGATTTTACTTGGTGGTCTGCAGTGTCCAAGCCACACGAGCAGTCCCTGACCTCACCTTATAATGTGGCACTTGACGACACCGCATTCGAGGGCAGCAACGTGGACTCTCAGTCAGAGGCCGATCTCACCCAATCGAGtatcgatgatgacgatgacgaccttAGTTCAGTACACGCTCACTCTCAAACCTCCCATAATGATTCGGACGTCGAAGAAGACATTGAGCAATTATCCGACAACAATTCCGGAGGCGATATCGACGACGGTGAACAAGAAACGTATGTGGAGGATCCTTTTGGCCTGAATGATGGGTTCTTTTCGATAGATGATTTCAACAAGCAATCGGAACTACTCGAAAGACAGGATGTTAGTGGCGGCCCCGACAACGATTCTGagagcgaggatgatgaaattgATTGGCACGCAAATCCTTTGACTGCAGCAGGGTCAATGTCTCTACCGAAGAGAAACAGGCCACAGGAGCACTCTGACGGGAATGATGGCGAGGACATTTCCGAcagcgaagaggaaggaccAACATTTGGTGATGCAGGCTTTGAGGAGGACTCCGATATGGACGCAGATGATGTCTATGCGGCAAATTCTGGAGGCGAAGGTTGGATGAACACCAGCGACATAAAGTATTCTGACTTCTTCGCTCCACCTCCACGTAAAGTCACACGCAAAAAGACACGCTCCCTTCCT harbors:
- a CDS encoding NuoB/complex I 20 kDa subunit family protein (COG:C;~EggNog:ENOG410PGDV;~InterPro:IPR006138,IPR006137;~PFAM:PF01058;~go_function: GO:0008137 - NADH dehydrogenase (ubiquinone) activity [Evidence IEA];~go_function: GO:0048038 - quinone binding [Evidence IEA];~go_function: GO:0051536 - iron-sulfur cluster binding [Evidence IEA];~go_function: GO:0051539 - 4 iron, 4 sulfur cluster binding [Evidence IEA];~go_process: GO:0055114 - oxidation-reduction process [Evidence IEA]); protein product: MLPLTGRAIPGAIPSALHVRPRITSCHFRIQPVSFLSTSSIKSATAIEQRGQSGQALTASGKVRKEVPLPSQEKKEGAMQYVLTTLDQVANWARQSSLWPMTFGLACCAVEMMHLSTPRYDQDRLGIIFRASPRQSDVMIVAGTLTNKMAPALRQVYDQMPDPRWVVSMGSCANGGGYYHYSYSVVRGCDRIVPVDVYVPGCPPTSEALMYGIFQLQKKMRHTRITRMWYRR
- the MPP10 gene encoding rRNA-processing protein MPP10 (BUSCO:EOG09263ROQ;~COG:A;~EggNog:ENOG410PIGW;~InterPro:IPR012173;~PFAM:PF04006;~go_component: GO:0005634 - nucleus [Evidence IEA];~go_component: GO:0005732 - small nucleolar ribonucleoprotein complex [Evidence IEA];~go_component: GO:0034457 - Mpp10 complex [Evidence IEA];~go_process: GO:0006364 - rRNA processing [Evidence IEA]); its protein translation is MKNLVPVQSGALPEVETYEPFPSFRSGLTTPWIFLQPTTELKTTITGSVKYYLDSLASSVGDSQCARQRRNRKRKRSEAEEDSTNQVLQLKQLYVDGFTSDQIWQQALRILDSSSGEVERDFTWWSAVSKPHEQSLTSPYNVALDDTAFEGSNVDSQSEADLTQSSIDDDDDDLSSVHAHSQTSHNDSDVEEDIEQLSDNNSGGDIDDGEQETYVEDPFGLNDGFFSIDDFNKQSELLERQDVSGGPDNDSESEDDEIDWHANPLTAAGSMSLPKRNRPQEHSDGNDGEDISDSEEEGPTFGDAGFEEDSDMDADDVYAANSGGEGWMNTSDIKYSDFFAPPPRKVTRKKTRSLPKTQPDLAITNDDVDRAMADVRRDLFEDELSGEDSDEHAVARGSQNNSSSHEKQRARIADEIRRLEAANVAKKDWMLAGEARAVERPVNSLIEEDLDFERIGKPVPVVTAELSEDIEELVKRRILAKQFDEVIRRRPGVSDAQRARGVRPELEDTKPQQSLAELYEADHLRATDPNFVDPKNQKLIREHATVTSLWKEISSQLDTLSNWHYKPKAPQASINVVTDVATITMEDAQPTASNAVTGTATLAPQEIYAPGDDNKVAGEMIMKNGTAIAKEEMTREQKARLRREHKKQNASTAKSQKTGKAAENQQLMSDLKKGGVKLIGKQGEVTNINGGKIKEAVKEGGHVLKL
- a CDS encoding uncharacterized protein (COG:U;~EggNog:ENOG410PQJE;~InterPro:IPR011012,IPR006722;~PFAM:PF04628;~go_process: GO:0006888 - endoplasmic reticulum to Golgi vesicle-mediated transport [Evidence IEA]), which translates into the protein MALPKIACIGVIGKADNPLHVSLFPPYVESTIEFSFILNSCLDIFEIRRKQTSIDQDLGLLQAVDERLAAYGWLSTTGVKFLVIVDLIGQPISDEDPKGSTKSGLREFDLKAVFRTLQTAYVQLLQNPFYRPDEHMATAKAVSSCSSQITDQRFINEVNRIGNSWVPTVASL
- a CDS encoding ACP S-malonyltransferase (COG:I;~EggNog:ENOG410PJ58;~InterPro:IPR001227,IPR016036,IPR014043,IPR016035;~go_function: GO:0016740 - transferase activity [Evidence IEA]) — translated: MLALSSKSRLSFCIKAPRYHAHCRTQLKPSFQRDYASPITAETALRTALFFPGHGVQRVGMASSWVERFPKISSMFLDEMDSILGFKLSHIISEGPNSELDKTENCQPAIMATSILILRILEEEFGFMTTSRVDVTLGHSLGEFSALVAGGYLDFSDALKLVRRRAEIMSECTRAAIKRSGDEFGMIALVCEPEHMSELLSTIYEFIGLGPASLKDDSSQWYKAFRQVMVANINSRNQIVLSGNIAKIKALLIQLRQFGGHDPRAVRLRCESPFHSPIMIPAANYMKCALEHMNINFPARMPCISNVSGLPFNSKEELRFLLSQQCVDTVKWWDSIRYLDQTHAVTRWIGIGPGKVGRNLVGKEVGKVMVKGGGVWSISDPLEIANVLSALDKTESDPLHD